One Vidua chalybeata isolate OUT-0048 chromosome 13, bVidCha1 merged haplotype, whole genome shotgun sequence genomic window carries:
- the SLTM gene encoding SAFB-like transcription modulator isoform X3, whose translation MAAAASAPAAAAAAGAPAAPAAPPTESKRISDLRVIDLKSELKRRNLDITGVKTVLIARLKQAIEEEGGDPDNIEISVSADTPTKKPTKGKGKKQEADELTGDASVEEDSFVKVIKENELETQDVSDQDGNDELKDLKESVEDENLNSKELPSAEKKRYHNLEQVETTEDVEKDSESQENEGPDIEDYTFPAVHDGEDEENEKDKAGSGDGTQEVSKPLPSEESLAEADHTAHEEMEANTSVKEAEDDNISVTIQAEDAITLDFDGDDLLETGKNVKITDSEASKPKDVQDTISQSLEKESKDYEVTENHKDGKKEDCVKGDPVKKEARESSKKAESGDKEKDTLKKGPSSTGASGQAKSSTKESKESKTTSKDDKGSASSVSGSSGSSTRNLWVSGLSSNTKAADLKNLFGKYGKVLGAKVVTNARSPGAKCYGIVTMSSSTEVARCIAHLHRTELHGQQISVEKVKGDPSKKELKKESDEKSSSGRSIGDKKTASSDKASKTPSTKKEEKKSEKSEKKESKEAKKTEGKDEKSDNGTSGPNQESTKKTEEKKRISGKSPGQVVVLDQTKGDQGHTRTVRRGRFDKPQILRNKERIIQEKVKFREYRGRKDILPFEKMKEQRLREHMVRLERIRRAVELRRRREIAERERRERERIRIMHEREECLQRERERLEIERQKLERERMERERLERERVRIEQERRKEAERIAREREELRRQQQQLRYEQEKRNSLKRPRDVDHRRDDPYWNESKKMALDTDARFGHGSDYSRQQNRFNDFDHRERGRYPEGSSVPSSSFDRRDRFVNQGEAKKTRPTARREEPGFERYPKTFSESRRNEPPQPRSELRDTDRREVRGDRDERRTVIIHDRPEIPHGRHPRETGSNPPRQTNWKSEGSISTDKRDGRGERPDRSGREVSGHVRGAPPGSRSSASGYGGREGERGVMGERGGGQHYNEDRHVVERHSRETGPRKEWHGPSSQGSGYHDTRRMGDGRGGGGMMAPHASNSSPINRVVQITGNSMQRGSGSGFKPFKGGPPRRF comes from the exons atggccgccgccgcctccgctcccgccgccgctgctgctgcgggGGCTCCCGCGGCTCCCGCGGCGCCGCCCACCGAGAGCAAGAGGATCAGCGACCTGCGCGTCATCGACCTCAAGTCGGAGCTGAAGCGGCGCAACCTGGACATCACCGGCGTGAAGACGGTGCTCATCGCCCGGCTCAAGCAG gCTATTGAAGAGGAAGGAGGTGATCCAGATAATATTGAAATAAGTGTTTCAGCTGACACACCCACCAAGAAACCAACTAAAGGCAAAG GTAAAAAGCAGGAAGCTGATGAATTGACTGGTGATGCTTCAGTAGAAGAGGACTCCTTTGTCAAGGTAATAAAA gaaaatgaattgGAGACTCAAGATGTAAGTGATCAAGATGGAAATGATGAATTGAAAGACTTAAAAGAATCTGTTGAAGATGAGAACTTGAATTCTAAAGAACTACcatctgcagaaaagaaaagatacCACAATCTGGAGCAAGTGGAGACAACAGAAGATGTGGAGAAGGATTCTGAAAGTCAG GAAAATGAAGGTCCAGACATAGAAGATTACACTTTTCCAGCTGTCCAT GATGgggaagatgaagaaaatgagaaag ATAAAGCAGGTTCTGGTGATGGTACACAAGAAGTATCTAAACCTCTTCCTTCAGAAGAAAGCCTAGCTGAGGCTGATCACACGGCTCATGAAGAGATGGAAGCTAACACCTCTGTGAAAGAAGCTGAGGATGATAACATATCGGTTACAATCCAGGCCGAAGATGCCATCACTCTGGATTTTGATGGTGATGACCTCCTAGAAACAggtaaaaatgtgaaaattacaGATTCTGAAGCAAGTAAGCCAAAGGATGTGCAGGATACCATTTCACAgagcctggagaaggaaagcaaGGACTATGAGGTGACTGAGAACCATAAAGATGGTAAGAAGGAAGACTGCGTGAAGGGTGATCCTGTCAAGAAGGAAGCCAGAGAAAGTTCAAAGAAAGCAGAATCTggagacaaagaaaaggatACTTTGAAGAAAGGTCCCTCGTCTACTGGGGCCTCTGGTCAAGCAAAGAG CTCTACTAAGGAATCTAAAGAAAGCAAGACAACATCAAAGGATGATAAAG GAAGCGCGAGCAGTGTTAGTGGTAGCAGTGGAAGTTCAACTAGAAACCTGTGGGTTAGCGGACTGTCTTCCAACACAAAAGCTGCTGACTTGAAAAATCTCTTTGGCAAATATGGAAAG GTACTTGGTGCAAAGGTGGTCACAAACGCACGAAGCCCGGGGGCAAAATGCTACGGCATAGTAACAATGTCCTCTAGTACAGAAGTGGCCAGGTGTATCGCACACCTGCACCGCACAGAGCTGCACGGACAGCAGATCTCTGTGGAGAAA gtgaaaGGTGATCCCTCCAAAAAAGAACTGAAGAAGGAAAGTGATGAGAAATCTAGTTCGGGTAGGAGCATAGGAGATAAGAAGACTGCATCAAGTGACAAAGCCAGCAA aACTCCATCAaccaaaaaagaagaaaagaaatcagagaaatctgaaaaaaaagaaagtaaagaagCCAAGAAAACAGAAGGTAAAGATGAGAAGAGTGATAATGGAACAAGTGGCCCTAATCAAGAATCCActaaaaaaactgaagaaaagaaaagaataa GTGGTAAAAGCCCAGGTCAAGTTGTAGTTTTAGACCAAACAAAAGGAGACCAAGGCCACACTAGGACAGTTAGAAGGGGAAGGTTTGATAAA CCACAGATTTTGAGGAACAAAGAGCGTATTATTCAAGAGAAAGTGAAATTCAGGGAATACAGGGGTAGAAAGGATATCTTGCCTTTTGAAAAGATGAAGGAACAGAGATTGCGAGAACACATGGTTCGATTGGAAAGAATACGACGAGCTGTTGAACTGCGAAG gcGAAGAGAAATTGCAGAGCGAGAGCGCCGCGAGCGAGAACGGATACGGATAATGCACGAGCGAGAAGAGTGcctgcagagggaaagggagcGACTCGAAATTGAGAGGcaaaagctggagagggagaggatGGAACGGGAGCGTCTGGAGAGAGAGCGTGTTCGGATTGAAcag GAACGTCGGAAAGAAGCGGAGCGAATCGCGCGGGAGAGGGAGGAACtccggcggcagcagcagcagctccgcTATGAACAGGAAAAGAGGAATTCGTTGAAACGTCCACGGGATGTAGATCACAG GAGAGATGATCCTTACTGGAATGAGAGTAAGAAGATGGCTCTTGATACAGATGCACGTTTTGGCCATGGCTCAGATTACAGCCGCCAGCAGAACAGGTTCAATGATTTTGATCACAGAGAACGAGGCCGATATCCAGAAGGTTCTTCTGTTCCATCATCTTCTTTTGATAG GCGAGATCGTTTTGTAAACCAAGGTGAGGCAAAAAAGACTCGCCCAACAGCACGAAGAGAAGAGCCGGGCTTTGAGAGATACCCCAAGACCTTCAGTGAGTCCAGAAGAAATGAACCACCACAGCCAAGAAGCGAACTCCGGGACACGGACAGACGCGAAGTACGTGGAGACAGAGATGAAAGGAGAACAGTGATAATTCACGACAGACCAGAAATACCACACGGCCGACATCCCAGAGAAACCGGTTCCAACCCACCTAGGCAAACAAATTGGAAGAGCGAGGGAAGCATAAGCACAGACAAACGGGACGGCAG AGGCGAGCGGCCGGATCGGTCGGGAAGGGAAGTGTCCGGCCATGTGAGGGGAGCACCTCCCGGGAGCCGCAGCAGCGCCTCCGGCTatggaggcagggaaggagaacGGGGCGTGATGGGAGAGAGAGGTGGAGGACAA CACTACAATGAGGACAGACATGTTGTAGAACGCCACAGTCGTGAAACTGGACCAAGGAAAGAATGGCATGGACCTAGTTCTCAAGGAAGTGGCTATCATGACACAAGGAGAATGGGAGATGGCCGTGGAGGAGGGGGCATGATGGCTCCACATGCAAG TAACTCTTCACCCATTAATAGAGTTGTACAGATCACAGGCAATTCCATGCAGAGGGGAAGTGGCTCAGGATTTAAGCCATTTAAAGGTGGACCTCCACGAAGATTCTAA
- the SLTM gene encoding SAFB-like transcription modulator isoform X4 yields MAAAASAPAAAAAAGAPAAPAAPPTESKRISDLRVIDLKSELKRRNLDITGVKTVLIARLKQAIEEEGGDPDNIEISVSADTPTKKPTKGKGKKQEADELTGDASVEEDSFVKVIKENELETQDVSDQDGNDELKDLKESVEDENLNSKELPSAEKKRYHNLEQVETTEDVEKDSESQENEGPDIEDYTFPAVHDGEDEENEKDKAGSGDGTQEVSKPLPSEESLAEADHTAHEEMEANTSVKEAEDDNISVTIQAEDAITLDFDGDDLLETGKNVKITDSEASKPKDVQDTISQSLEKESKDYEVTENHKDGKKEDCVKGDPVKKEARESSKKAESGDKEKDTLKKGPSSTGASGQAKSSTKESKESKTTSKDDKGSASSVSGSSGSSTRNLWVSGLSSNTKAADLKNLFGKYGKVLGAKVVTNARSPGAKCYGIVTMSSSTEVARCIAHLHRTELHGQQISVEKVKGDPSKKELKKESDEKSSSGRSIGDKKTASSDKASKTPSTKKEEKKSEKSEKKESKEAKKTEGGKSPGQVVVLDQTKGDQGHTRTVRRGRFDKPQILRNKERIIQEKVKFREYRGRKDILPFEKMKEQRLREHMVRLERIRRAVELRRRREIAERERRERERIRIMHEREECLQRERERLEIERQKLERERMERERLERERVRIEQERRKEAERIAREREELRRQQQQLRYEQEKRNSLKRPRDVDHRRDDPYWNESKKMALDTDARFGHGSDYSRQQNRFNDFDHRERGRYPEGSSVPSSSFDRRDRFVNQGEAKKTRPTARREEPGFERYPKTFSESRRNEPPQPRSELRDTDRREVRGDRDERRTVIIHDRPEIPHGRHPRETGSNPPRQTNWKSEGSISTDKRDGSNFYRGERPDRSGREVSGHVRGAPPGSRSSASGYGGREGERGVMGERGGGQHYNEDRHVVERHSRETGPRKEWHGPSSQGSGYHDTRRMGDGRGGGGMMAPHASNSSPINRVVQITGNSMQRGSGSGFKPFKGGPPRRF; encoded by the exons atggccgccgccgcctccgctcccgccgccgctgctgctgcgggGGCTCCCGCGGCTCCCGCGGCGCCGCCCACCGAGAGCAAGAGGATCAGCGACCTGCGCGTCATCGACCTCAAGTCGGAGCTGAAGCGGCGCAACCTGGACATCACCGGCGTGAAGACGGTGCTCATCGCCCGGCTCAAGCAG gCTATTGAAGAGGAAGGAGGTGATCCAGATAATATTGAAATAAGTGTTTCAGCTGACACACCCACCAAGAAACCAACTAAAGGCAAAG GTAAAAAGCAGGAAGCTGATGAATTGACTGGTGATGCTTCAGTAGAAGAGGACTCCTTTGTCAAGGTAATAAAA gaaaatgaattgGAGACTCAAGATGTAAGTGATCAAGATGGAAATGATGAATTGAAAGACTTAAAAGAATCTGTTGAAGATGAGAACTTGAATTCTAAAGAACTACcatctgcagaaaagaaaagatacCACAATCTGGAGCAAGTGGAGACAACAGAAGATGTGGAGAAGGATTCTGAAAGTCAG GAAAATGAAGGTCCAGACATAGAAGATTACACTTTTCCAGCTGTCCAT GATGgggaagatgaagaaaatgagaaag ATAAAGCAGGTTCTGGTGATGGTACACAAGAAGTATCTAAACCTCTTCCTTCAGAAGAAAGCCTAGCTGAGGCTGATCACACGGCTCATGAAGAGATGGAAGCTAACACCTCTGTGAAAGAAGCTGAGGATGATAACATATCGGTTACAATCCAGGCCGAAGATGCCATCACTCTGGATTTTGATGGTGATGACCTCCTAGAAACAggtaaaaatgtgaaaattacaGATTCTGAAGCAAGTAAGCCAAAGGATGTGCAGGATACCATTTCACAgagcctggagaaggaaagcaaGGACTATGAGGTGACTGAGAACCATAAAGATGGTAAGAAGGAAGACTGCGTGAAGGGTGATCCTGTCAAGAAGGAAGCCAGAGAAAGTTCAAAGAAAGCAGAATCTggagacaaagaaaaggatACTTTGAAGAAAGGTCCCTCGTCTACTGGGGCCTCTGGTCAAGCAAAGAG CTCTACTAAGGAATCTAAAGAAAGCAAGACAACATCAAAGGATGATAAAG GAAGCGCGAGCAGTGTTAGTGGTAGCAGTGGAAGTTCAACTAGAAACCTGTGGGTTAGCGGACTGTCTTCCAACACAAAAGCTGCTGACTTGAAAAATCTCTTTGGCAAATATGGAAAG GTACTTGGTGCAAAGGTGGTCACAAACGCACGAAGCCCGGGGGCAAAATGCTACGGCATAGTAACAATGTCCTCTAGTACAGAAGTGGCCAGGTGTATCGCACACCTGCACCGCACAGAGCTGCACGGACAGCAGATCTCTGTGGAGAAA gtgaaaGGTGATCCCTCCAAAAAAGAACTGAAGAAGGAAAGTGATGAGAAATCTAGTTCGGGTAGGAGCATAGGAGATAAGAAGACTGCATCAAGTGACAAAGCCAGCAA aACTCCATCAaccaaaaaagaagaaaagaaatcagagaaatctgaaaaaaaagaaagtaaagaagCCAAGAAAACAGAAG GTGGTAAAAGCCCAGGTCAAGTTGTAGTTTTAGACCAAACAAAAGGAGACCAAGGCCACACTAGGACAGTTAGAAGGGGAAGGTTTGATAAA CCACAGATTTTGAGGAACAAAGAGCGTATTATTCAAGAGAAAGTGAAATTCAGGGAATACAGGGGTAGAAAGGATATCTTGCCTTTTGAAAAGATGAAGGAACAGAGATTGCGAGAACACATGGTTCGATTGGAAAGAATACGACGAGCTGTTGAACTGCGAAG gcGAAGAGAAATTGCAGAGCGAGAGCGCCGCGAGCGAGAACGGATACGGATAATGCACGAGCGAGAAGAGTGcctgcagagggaaagggagcGACTCGAAATTGAGAGGcaaaagctggagagggagaggatGGAACGGGAGCGTCTGGAGAGAGAGCGTGTTCGGATTGAAcag GAACGTCGGAAAGAAGCGGAGCGAATCGCGCGGGAGAGGGAGGAACtccggcggcagcagcagcagctccgcTATGAACAGGAAAAGAGGAATTCGTTGAAACGTCCACGGGATGTAGATCACAG GAGAGATGATCCTTACTGGAATGAGAGTAAGAAGATGGCTCTTGATACAGATGCACGTTTTGGCCATGGCTCAGATTACAGCCGCCAGCAGAACAGGTTCAATGATTTTGATCACAGAGAACGAGGCCGATATCCAGAAGGTTCTTCTGTTCCATCATCTTCTTTTGATAG GCGAGATCGTTTTGTAAACCAAGGTGAGGCAAAAAAGACTCGCCCAACAGCACGAAGAGAAGAGCCGGGCTTTGAGAGATACCCCAAGACCTTCAGTGAGTCCAGAAGAAATGAACCACCACAGCCAAGAAGCGAACTCCGGGACACGGACAGACGCGAAGTACGTGGAGACAGAGATGAAAGGAGAACAGTGATAATTCACGACAGACCAGAAATACCACACGGCCGACATCCCAGAGAAACCGGTTCCAACCCACCTAGGCAAACAAATTGGAAGAGCGAGGGAAGCATAAGCACAGACAAACGGGACGGCAG CAATTTTTACAGAGGCGAGCGGCCGGATCGGTCGGGAAGGGAAGTGTCCGGCCATGTGAGGGGAGCACCTCCCGGGAGCCGCAGCAGCGCCTCCGGCTatggaggcagggaaggagaacGGGGCGTGATGGGAGAGAGAGGTGGAGGACAA CACTACAATGAGGACAGACATGTTGTAGAACGCCACAGTCGTGAAACTGGACCAAGGAAAGAATGGCATGGACCTAGTTCTCAAGGAAGTGGCTATCATGACACAAGGAGAATGGGAGATGGCCGTGGAGGAGGGGGCATGATGGCTCCACATGCAAG TAACTCTTCACCCATTAATAGAGTTGTACAGATCACAGGCAATTCCATGCAGAGGGGAAGTGGCTCAGGATTTAAGCCATTTAAAGGTGGACCTCCACGAAGATTCTAA
- the SLTM gene encoding SAFB-like transcription modulator isoform X1 — MAAAASAPAAAAAAGAPAAPAAPPTESKRISDLRVIDLKSELKRRNLDITGVKTVLIARLKQAIEEEGGDPDNIEISVSADTPTKKPTKGKGKKQEADELTGDASVEEDSFVKVIKENELETQDVSDQDGNDELKDLKESVEDENLNSKELPSAEKKRYHNLEQVETTEDVEKDSESQENEGPDIEDYTFPAVHDGEDEENEKDKAGSGDGTQEVSKPLPSEESLAEADHTAHEEMEANTSVKEAEDDNISVTIQAEDAITLDFDGDDLLETGKNVKITDSEASKPKDVQDTISQSLEKESKDYEVTENHKDGKKEDCVKGDPVKKEARESSKKAESGDKEKDTLKKGPSSTGASGQAKSSTKESKESKTTSKDDKGSASSVSGSSGSSTRNLWVSGLSSNTKAADLKNLFGKYGKVLGAKVVTNARSPGAKCYGIVTMSSSTEVARCIAHLHRTELHGQQISVEKVKGDPSKKELKKESDEKSSSGRSIGDKKTASSDKASKTPSTKKEEKKSEKSEKKESKEAKKTEGKDEKSDNGTSGPNQESTKKTEEKKRISGKSPGQVVVLDQTKGDQGHTRTVRRGRFDKPQILRNKERIIQEKVKFREYRGRKDILPFEKMKEQRLREHMVRLERIRRAVELRRRREIAERERRERERIRIMHEREECLQRERERLEIERQKLERERMERERLERERVRIEQERRKEAERIAREREELRRQQQQLRYEQEKRNSLKRPRDVDHRRDDPYWNESKKMALDTDARFGHGSDYSRQQNRFNDFDHRERGRYPEGSSVPSSSFDRRDRFVNQGEAKKTRPTARREEPGFERYPKTFSESRRNEPPQPRSELRDTDRREVRGDRDERRTVIIHDRPEIPHGRHPRETGSNPPRQTNWKSEGSISTDKRDGSNFYRGERPDRSGREVSGHVRGAPPGSRSSASGYGGREGERGVMGERGGGQHYNEDRHVVERHSRETGPRKEWHGPSSQGSGYHDTRRMGDGRGGGGMMAPHASNSSPINRVVQITGNSMQRGSGSGFKPFKGGPPRRF; from the exons atggccgccgccgcctccgctcccgccgccgctgctgctgcgggGGCTCCCGCGGCTCCCGCGGCGCCGCCCACCGAGAGCAAGAGGATCAGCGACCTGCGCGTCATCGACCTCAAGTCGGAGCTGAAGCGGCGCAACCTGGACATCACCGGCGTGAAGACGGTGCTCATCGCCCGGCTCAAGCAG gCTATTGAAGAGGAAGGAGGTGATCCAGATAATATTGAAATAAGTGTTTCAGCTGACACACCCACCAAGAAACCAACTAAAGGCAAAG GTAAAAAGCAGGAAGCTGATGAATTGACTGGTGATGCTTCAGTAGAAGAGGACTCCTTTGTCAAGGTAATAAAA gaaaatgaattgGAGACTCAAGATGTAAGTGATCAAGATGGAAATGATGAATTGAAAGACTTAAAAGAATCTGTTGAAGATGAGAACTTGAATTCTAAAGAACTACcatctgcagaaaagaaaagatacCACAATCTGGAGCAAGTGGAGACAACAGAAGATGTGGAGAAGGATTCTGAAAGTCAG GAAAATGAAGGTCCAGACATAGAAGATTACACTTTTCCAGCTGTCCAT GATGgggaagatgaagaaaatgagaaag ATAAAGCAGGTTCTGGTGATGGTACACAAGAAGTATCTAAACCTCTTCCTTCAGAAGAAAGCCTAGCTGAGGCTGATCACACGGCTCATGAAGAGATGGAAGCTAACACCTCTGTGAAAGAAGCTGAGGATGATAACATATCGGTTACAATCCAGGCCGAAGATGCCATCACTCTGGATTTTGATGGTGATGACCTCCTAGAAACAggtaaaaatgtgaaaattacaGATTCTGAAGCAAGTAAGCCAAAGGATGTGCAGGATACCATTTCACAgagcctggagaaggaaagcaaGGACTATGAGGTGACTGAGAACCATAAAGATGGTAAGAAGGAAGACTGCGTGAAGGGTGATCCTGTCAAGAAGGAAGCCAGAGAAAGTTCAAAGAAAGCAGAATCTggagacaaagaaaaggatACTTTGAAGAAAGGTCCCTCGTCTACTGGGGCCTCTGGTCAAGCAAAGAG CTCTACTAAGGAATCTAAAGAAAGCAAGACAACATCAAAGGATGATAAAG GAAGCGCGAGCAGTGTTAGTGGTAGCAGTGGAAGTTCAACTAGAAACCTGTGGGTTAGCGGACTGTCTTCCAACACAAAAGCTGCTGACTTGAAAAATCTCTTTGGCAAATATGGAAAG GTACTTGGTGCAAAGGTGGTCACAAACGCACGAAGCCCGGGGGCAAAATGCTACGGCATAGTAACAATGTCCTCTAGTACAGAAGTGGCCAGGTGTATCGCACACCTGCACCGCACAGAGCTGCACGGACAGCAGATCTCTGTGGAGAAA gtgaaaGGTGATCCCTCCAAAAAAGAACTGAAGAAGGAAAGTGATGAGAAATCTAGTTCGGGTAGGAGCATAGGAGATAAGAAGACTGCATCAAGTGACAAAGCCAGCAA aACTCCATCAaccaaaaaagaagaaaagaaatcagagaaatctgaaaaaaaagaaagtaaagaagCCAAGAAAACAGAAGGTAAAGATGAGAAGAGTGATAATGGAACAAGTGGCCCTAATCAAGAATCCActaaaaaaactgaagaaaagaaaagaataa GTGGTAAAAGCCCAGGTCAAGTTGTAGTTTTAGACCAAACAAAAGGAGACCAAGGCCACACTAGGACAGTTAGAAGGGGAAGGTTTGATAAA CCACAGATTTTGAGGAACAAAGAGCGTATTATTCAAGAGAAAGTGAAATTCAGGGAATACAGGGGTAGAAAGGATATCTTGCCTTTTGAAAAGATGAAGGAACAGAGATTGCGAGAACACATGGTTCGATTGGAAAGAATACGACGAGCTGTTGAACTGCGAAG gcGAAGAGAAATTGCAGAGCGAGAGCGCCGCGAGCGAGAACGGATACGGATAATGCACGAGCGAGAAGAGTGcctgcagagggaaagggagcGACTCGAAATTGAGAGGcaaaagctggagagggagaggatGGAACGGGAGCGTCTGGAGAGAGAGCGTGTTCGGATTGAAcag GAACGTCGGAAAGAAGCGGAGCGAATCGCGCGGGAGAGGGAGGAACtccggcggcagcagcagcagctccgcTATGAACAGGAAAAGAGGAATTCGTTGAAACGTCCACGGGATGTAGATCACAG GAGAGATGATCCTTACTGGAATGAGAGTAAGAAGATGGCTCTTGATACAGATGCACGTTTTGGCCATGGCTCAGATTACAGCCGCCAGCAGAACAGGTTCAATGATTTTGATCACAGAGAACGAGGCCGATATCCAGAAGGTTCTTCTGTTCCATCATCTTCTTTTGATAG GCGAGATCGTTTTGTAAACCAAGGTGAGGCAAAAAAGACTCGCCCAACAGCACGAAGAGAAGAGCCGGGCTTTGAGAGATACCCCAAGACCTTCAGTGAGTCCAGAAGAAATGAACCACCACAGCCAAGAAGCGAACTCCGGGACACGGACAGACGCGAAGTACGTGGAGACAGAGATGAAAGGAGAACAGTGATAATTCACGACAGACCAGAAATACCACACGGCCGACATCCCAGAGAAACCGGTTCCAACCCACCTAGGCAAACAAATTGGAAGAGCGAGGGAAGCATAAGCACAGACAAACGGGACGGCAG CAATTTTTACAGAGGCGAGCGGCCGGATCGGTCGGGAAGGGAAGTGTCCGGCCATGTGAGGGGAGCACCTCCCGGGAGCCGCAGCAGCGCCTCCGGCTatggaggcagggaaggagaacGGGGCGTGATGGGAGAGAGAGGTGGAGGACAA CACTACAATGAGGACAGACATGTTGTAGAACGCCACAGTCGTGAAACTGGACCAAGGAAAGAATGGCATGGACCTAGTTCTCAAGGAAGTGGCTATCATGACACAAGGAGAATGGGAGATGGCCGTGGAGGAGGGGGCATGATGGCTCCACATGCAAG TAACTCTTCACCCATTAATAGAGTTGTACAGATCACAGGCAATTCCATGCAGAGGGGAAGTGGCTCAGGATTTAAGCCATTTAAAGGTGGACCTCCACGAAGATTCTAA